In Deltaproteobacteria bacterium, a single window of DNA contains:
- a CDS encoding type Z 30S ribosomal protein S14, whose product MAKKSKMVSASRPKKFTVRDYNRCPICGRPRAFMRKFGICRICFRKMASWGLIPGVIKSSW is encoded by the coding sequence TTGGCGAAAAAATCCAAAATGGTGAGTGCCAGCAGGCCGAAGAAATTCACAGTGCGAGATTACAACCGGTGTCCAATATGCGGGCGTCCGAGGGCGTTTATGCGCAAATTCGGAATCTGCCGTATCTGCTTCCGGAAGATGGCCTCTTGGGGCCTGATTCCGGGGGTCATTAAGTCTAGCTGGTAG
- the rplF gene encoding 50S ribosomal protein L6, with product MSRVGKKPVPIPDGVEVTLKDGIVYAKGPKGGLEQALHPLVDVKIEDSTIHVVPTTDSRDSFAMQGLTRTLIANMVGGVSQGFVRDLEIVGVGYRAEMRGNVLVLNVGYSNPVEYHLPDGVTGKVEKQTNISLESIDKVLLGRTAATVRGFRRPEPYKGKGIRYKNERVRRKVGKAGSK from the coding sequence ATGTCTCGCGTAGGGAAAAAGCCTGTCCCGATCCCGGACGGGGTTGAGGTTACGCTAAAAGATGGGATCGTTTATGCAAAGGGTCCCAAAGGGGGGCTCGAGCAGGCTCTTCACCCATTGGTGGACGTCAAGATCGAGGATTCGACCATACACGTGGTTCCCACGACGGATTCCCGGGATTCCTTCGCTATGCAGGGGCTGACCCGTACGCTCATCGCGAACATGGTGGGAGGCGTCAGTCAGGGATTCGTTCGAGATCTCGAGATCGTTGGCGTAGGGTATCGGGCCGAAATGAGAGGGAATGTCCTGGTGCTCAACGTGGGATATTCCAATCCGGTAGAGTATCATTTACCCGATGGGGTTACGGGAAAAGTCGAGAAACAGACCAACATTTCCCTCGAATCTATTGATAAGGTGCTATTGGGCCGCACCGCCGCAACCGTTAGGGGATTCCGACGACCGGAACCGTACAAGGGAAAGGGGATCCGTTACAAGAACGAGCGTGTGCGGCGAAAAGTTGGTAAGGCGGGTTCTAAATAG
- a CDS encoding 50S ribosomal protein L18: MKTSKKIAAHLKRKKRIRKKINGTAERPRLSVFRSARHIYAQIIDDTAGVTLAAASTMSPEIRTAQKEGGKTGVAKMVGKVLAQRAQDRGIIKVAMDTNGFRYHGRLKALSEGAREQGLVF, from the coding sequence ATGAAGACGAGCAAGAAGATTGCCGCGCATCTCAAACGTAAGAAACGAATACGGAAAAAGATCAATGGGACAGCGGAGCGCCCAAGACTGTCCGTATTCCGTTCCGCACGGCACATATATGCGCAAATAATCGATGACACCGCGGGAGTGACGTTGGCCGCCGCCTCTACAATGTCACCCGAGATTCGCACCGCTCAGAAAGAAGGCGGGAAGACAGGTGTGGCCAAAATGGTGGGCAAAGTGCTCGCCCAGAGGGCGCAGGATAGAGGGATTATCAAAGTCGCCATGGATACCAACGGATTCCGGTATCACGGTCGTCTGAAAGCCCTCAGTGAGGGAGCCAGGGAGCAGGGTCTGGTCTTTTAA
- the rpsH gene encoding 30S ribosomal protein S8 has product MSMTDPLADMLTRIRNGLVARFGKVDIPASGIKISLAKIMKNEGYIKNYKMIKDRRQGILRVFLKYDENQNSVISGLERVSKPSRRVYVSHDEIPMVQNGLGISVVSTSKGMMTDREARKLRVGGEVVCKVW; this is encoded by the coding sequence ATGAGTATGACCGACCCGTTGGCGGATATGCTGACCCGTATTCGTAACGGCCTTGTGGCCAGATTCGGAAAAGTGGATATCCCTGCGTCCGGGATCAAAATCAGTTTGGCCAAGATCATGAAGAATGAAGGGTACATTAAAAATTACAAAATGATCAAAGACAGGCGTCAGGGGATCCTGCGTGTGTTTTTGAAATACGACGAGAACCAGAACAGCGTCATTTCTGGGCTGGAGAGAGTCAGTAAACCCAGTCGCCGGGTGTACGTCAGCCACGATGAAATACCCATGGTCCAAAACGGTTTAGGCATCTCGGTTGTTTCGACTTCCAAGGGGATGATGACTGATCGTGAAGCCAGAAAACTACGCGTTGGCGGCGAAGTCGTGTGCAAAGTCTGGTAG